Proteins from a single region of Neosynechococcus sphagnicola sy1:
- a CDS encoding cupin, whose translation MVETAMKHRDLLVTEDGQWQTCKPAREWDLLRTPYRFHRFLTEVEDVLEAAIDETDCLPQLWLLVRRFITNSYWLQTQFIEPSPDTGTGVIVLYDEIGYPLTVQIATYLPGTRSSIHNHGTWGVVAVFRGEEKNTFWQRNPKPQFPDWIEPTAEVTLLPGDIISFTPDAIHGVEAAGDETTVTFSLYGETHHSKRFEFDPVTHTAKNF comes from the coding sequence ATGGTTGAGACAGCGATGAAACATCGAGATTTGCTGGTCACAGAAGACGGGCAGTGGCAGACTTGTAAGCCTGCGAGAGAATGGGACTTGCTCCGCACGCCTTATCGGTTTCATCGCTTTTTGACGGAAGTAGAAGATGTGCTGGAAGCAGCGATCGATGAAACCGATTGTTTGCCGCAACTCTGGCTACTCGTGCGCCGATTCATCACAAATTCCTACTGGCTACAGACGCAGTTTATTGAACCCAGCCCTGACACAGGCACTGGAGTCATCGTGCTGTATGACGAAATTGGTTATCCACTGACCGTGCAGATTGCCACTTACTTACCCGGTACACGATCGTCCATTCACAATCACGGAACTTGGGGCGTTGTTGCAGTGTTCAGGGGAGAAGAAAAAAATACCTTTTGGCAACGGAATCCTAAGCCACAGTTCCCAGATTGGATAGAGCCAACGGCTGAAGTCACTTTATTGCCAGGAGACATCATCAGCTTTACTCCCGATGCAATTCATGGTGTTGAAGCCGCTGGTGATGAAACGACCGTTACCTTCAGTCTCTACGGCGAAACCCACCATTCCAAACGCTTTGAGTTTGATCCCGTGACTCACACCGCCAAAAATTTCTAA